The following are encoded together in the Arcobacter aquimarinus genome:
- a CDS encoding PhoH family protein, translated as MKEKVYVLDTNIILQNLQNLYKISDNKTNHIVIPETVLLELEDKKKLTNELGYYSREFARLLAKMKIKEVDYKTGFKVVKLFNDELNLDIISKDKYDTVIEQIHISESNDKRIIEVASISQEYYKGCQTIFLSLDVYARTFALFKGIKTETLHDDKSTVPKFNFVKNLQLDSSVFNSLENKDIKLIDENYEMENFSYSFESNDGNVEYAIITNQKIDILKENDFKALSVKPVNLKQKLFTKAILSNIYDLLVIDAKAGSGKTLMSIVSAMRLIDLGLYDKIVYVRNSIESLDKGADVGYLAGNDEKFRIYNMALSDTLEFVAKKQLKKSENKDNQESIESKINELKSRYCIETLWPGEARGRTLSSAIVIMDEWQNSSEKTTQLILSRLDESCMAIVIGSNRQIDNLYLNKYNNGLTTLLKQTNEAHPELKMFAIELEKAVRGKFAQFTERIFENRKE; from the coding sequence ATGAAAGAAAAAGTATATGTGCTAGATACAAACATCATCTTACAAAATCTTCAAAATCTCTACAAAATATCAGACAATAAAACTAATCATATTGTTATCCCTGAAACTGTACTTCTTGAATTAGAGGATAAAAAGAAGCTTACAAATGAGTTAGGATACTATTCAAGAGAATTTGCAAGATTATTAGCAAAGATGAAAATAAAAGAAGTTGATTATAAAACAGGTTTTAAAGTTGTAAAACTTTTCAATGATGAACTAAATCTTGATATTATTTCAAAAGATAAATATGATACTGTAATTGAACAAATTCATATTTCTGAATCGAATGATAAAAGAATTATTGAAGTTGCATCAATTTCACAAGAATACTACAAAGGTTGTCAAACTATCTTTTTATCCCTTGATGTCTATGCAAGAACTTTTGCACTATTTAAAGGTATAAAAACAGAAACTTTACATGATGATAAATCAACTGTTCCGAAATTTAATTTTGTAAAAAATCTACAGCTTGATTCTTCTGTATTTAATAGTTTAGAAAATAAAGATATAAAATTAATAGATGAAAACTATGAAATGGAAAATTTTTCATATAGCTTTGAAAGTAATGATGGAAATGTGGAATATGCAATTATTACAAATCAAAAAATAGATATTTTAAAAGAGAATGATTTTAAAGCTTTGAGTGTAAAACCTGTAAATTTAAAACAAAAACTATTTACAAAAGCAATTTTATCTAATATTTATGATTTACTTGTAATTGATGCAAAAGCAGGAAGTGGAAAAACTTTAATGTCTATTGTAAGTGCTATGAGATTGATTGATTTAGGTTTATATGACAAAATTGTTTATGTTAGAAATTCAATAGAATCTCTTGATAAAGGTGCTGATGTTGGATATTTAGCTGGAAATGATGAAAAATTTAGAATTTATAATATGGCACTTAGTGATACTTTAGAATTTGTTGCAAAAAAACAATTAAAAAAGAGTGAAAATAAAGATAATCAAGAATCCATAGAATCAAAAATCAATGAATTAAAATCAAGATATTGTATAGAAACTTTATGGCCAGGAGAAGCAAGAGGAAGAACTTTAAGTAGCGCTATTGTTATTATGGATGAATGGCAAAATAGTAGTGAAAAAACAACACAATTAATACTTTCAAGACTTGATGAAAGTTGCATGGCAATAGTTATTGGTTCAAATAGACAAATTGATAATTTGTATTTAAATAAATATAACAATGGCTTAACAACTCTTTTAAAACAAACAAATGAAGCACATCCAGAACTTAAAATGTTTGCAATAGAACTTGAAAAAGCAGTTCGTGGTAAATTTGCCCAATTTACGGAAAGAATTTTTGAAAATAGAAAAGAGTAA
- a CDS encoding NADPH-dependent FMN reductase: protein MPKIGILVASSNNNLKLGLKLKELALSQNCEVEFINLVDLKLPLYSTLEEEENGIPESVLDLATKILELKAFIIVAPEYNGVMPPVLNNAMSWTSRATKSWRDAFNEKIVGLATHSGGGGAKGLQAMRLMYQHLGANILARELLTTYEKPLNEESAVAMINSLIRLSKD, encoded by the coding sequence ATGCCAAAAATAGGAATATTAGTTGCTAGCTCTAATAATAACTTAAAATTAGGATTAAAACTAAAAGAGTTAGCACTAAGTCAAAATTGTGAAGTTGAATTTATAAATTTAGTTGATTTAAAATTACCTTTATATAGTACACTAGAAGAGGAAGAAAATGGTATTCCTGAATCTGTTTTAGATTTAGCTACTAAAATTTTAGAACTAAAAGCATTTATTATTGTTGCACCTGAATACAACGGAGTAATGCCTCCTGTATTAAACAATGCTATGTCTTGGACTTCAAGAGCTACAAAGAGCTGGAGAGATGCTTTTAATGAAAAAATAGTTGGACTTGCTACGCACAGCGGTGGTGGTGGAGCAAAAGGTCTTCAAGCTATGAGATTAATGTATCAACATTTAGGTGCAAATATTCTAGCAAGAGAGTTACTAACAACTTATGAAAAACCTCTAAATGAAGAGAGTGCTGTTGCTATGATAAACTCATTGATTAGACTATCAAAAGATTAA
- a CDS encoding sensor histidine kinase, translating to MKIEKEKQFLRIIKFMPTLFVVFFSFFIILFLYYENKKTFNEEKKEIEEKYILKNKEIIQEEVNRVYEFIKQLQKNTEQELKNNIKSRVYEAHSIATNIYKEYKGTKTDKEIFELIKVTLGSIRYNEGRGYFFMDDVHGNKLLHPIDTSIEGKNFINYTDAKGYKLFQSIVNVIKEKTERFDEYYWYKPNTNGEIGRKISFYKYFEPLNMAIGTGEYFDDFEKIIQKQALEYISAIRFGSSGYIFVLNYDGIYLSHIKKDFIGKDYLENDNLKNNIKAIKEMLDIAKNGSGFCTYIQNQKPGTNISVKKISYIQGLNDWGWLVGTGFYEDDVNSELLEVKKKLDEKYEAYVKNILIIGIILIIVLLIISKYISIFLENKFNQYKKELDKNQTLLHQQSKMAAMGEMIGNIAHQWRQPLSTITTASSGMVLQKEMGILTDEFFYEASKKINTSAQHLSQTIDDFRNFFSPNKQKGKFFLRNTFLTTLDLISAQFNAKEINIIKNIEDVELYSYENELIQALINILNNSRDELLKRDSERYIFIDVKKTKNDKVDIIIKDNAGGIKEEYFDKIFEPYFTTKHQSQGTGIGLYMTEEIISKHLNGIIEAENVEFTYNDKQYKGASFTIKLDIKDNLN from the coding sequence ATGAAAATAGAAAAAGAGAAACAATTTTTAAGAATAATAAAATTTATGCCCACACTTTTTGTTGTATTTTTTTCCTTTTTTATAATTTTATTTTTATATTATGAAAATAAAAAAACTTTCAATGAAGAAAAAAAAGAGATAGAAGAAAAATATATTTTAAAAAATAAAGAAATTATACAAGAAGAAGTTAATCGCGTTTATGAGTTTATAAAACAATTACAAAAAAATACAGAACAAGAATTAAAAAATAATATAAAAAGTAGAGTTTACGAAGCTCACTCTATAGCAACAAATATATATAAAGAGTATAAAGGTACAAAAACAGATAAAGAGATTTTTGAATTAATAAAAGTTACATTGGGTAGTATAAGATACAATGAAGGAAGAGGCTATTTTTTTATGGATGATGTTCATGGGAATAAACTTTTACATCCAATAGATACTTCAATTGAAGGAAAAAATTTTATAAATTATACAGATGCAAAGGGGTATAAACTTTTTCAATCAATTGTAAATGTTATAAAAGAAAAAACAGAAAGATTTGATGAATATTATTGGTATAAACCAAATACAAATGGTGAGATTGGTCGTAAGATATCTTTTTATAAATATTTTGAGCCCTTAAATATGGCAATTGGAACTGGAGAGTATTTTGATGATTTTGAAAAAATAATTCAAAAACAAGCGTTAGAATATATAAGTGCAATTAGATTTGGTAGTTCAGGATATATTTTTGTATTAAATTACGATGGTATTTATTTGAGTCATATTAAAAAAGATTTTATTGGAAAAGATTATTTAGAAAATGATAATTTAAAAAACAATATTAAAGCTATTAAAGAGATGTTAGATATAGCAAAAAATGGTTCAGGATTCTGTACTTATATTCAAAATCAAAAACCAGGTACAAATATATCTGTAAAGAAAATTAGTTATATTCAAGGTCTAAATGATTGGGGATGGTTAGTTGGAACAGGTTTTTATGAAGATGATGTAAATTCAGAGTTATTAGAAGTAAAGAAAAAATTAGATGAAAAATATGAAGCTTATGTTAAAAATATTTTGATAATAGGTATTATATTGATTATTGTGTTATTGATTATTTCAAAATATATTTCAATATTTTTAGAAAATAAATTTAATCAATATAAAAAAGAATTAGATAAAAATCAAACTCTTTTACATCAACAATCAAAAATGGCTGCAATGGGAGAAATGATAGGAAATATAGCTCATCAATGGAGACAACCATTATCTACTATTACAACTGCTTCAAGTGGAATGGTTTTGCAAAAAGAAATGGGTATTTTAACTGATGAATTTTTTTATGAAGCATCTAAAAAAATAAATACATCTGCTCAACATTTATCTCAAACTATTGATGATTTTAGAAATTTCTTTAGCCCAAATAAACAAAAAGGAAAATTCTTTTTAAGAAATACATTTTTAACAACATTAGATTTAATTTCTGCACAGTTTAATGCAAAAGAAATCAATATCATAAAAAATATTGAAGATGTGGAACTTTACAGTTATGAAAATGAACTTATACAAGCTTTGATTAATATTTTAAATAATTCAAGGGATGAATTACTAAAAAGAGATAGTGAAAGATATATTTTTATTGATGTAAAAAAAACGAAAAATGATAAAGTTGATATTATTATCAAAGATAATGCAGGTGGTATCAAAGAAGAATATTTTGATAAAATATTTGAACCTTATTTTACAACAAAACATCAATCTCAAGGTACAGGAATAGGACTTTATATGACTGAAGAGATAATTTCAAAACATTTAAATGGAATAATTGAAGCTGAAAATGTTGAATTCACTTATAATGACAAACAATATAAAGGAGCTTCTTTCACTATAAAATTGGATATAAAAGATAACTTAAATTAA